GCGAGAAGACGCTGGACGTTCCCGCCATCAAGGGCATCGGCGGCAGTCTTCTGTATTTCGTCGATCGCTATGGCGCCAACGGCTCGGCCTACGACGTGGAGTACGAGTGGCTGGGGGCGCGCGACCCACGCCCTGCGGGCGCCGGGCTCTATTACATCGATCATTTGACCCACAACGTCCATCGCGGCCGCATGGATGTGTGGACCGGCTTCTACGCAAAACTGTTCAACTTCCGCCAGATCCGCTTCTTCGACATCGAGGGCCGCGCCTCCGGCCTGTTCTCGCGGGCGCTGACCAGCCCCGACGGCAAGATCCGGATTCCGATCAACGAGGATGCCGGCGACTCCGGGCAGATCGAGGAATATCTCAAGGTCTATCGCGGCGAGGGCATCCAGCACATCGCCTGCGGCGCGCAGGATATCTATCGCACCATCGAGACGCTGCGTACGGCCGGCCTGCCTTTCATGCCGTCGCCGCCGGATACCTATTACGAAAAGATCGATGCCCGCTTGCCCAAGCACGGCGAGGACCTCGCGCGGCTGCAGAAGAACGGCATCCTGATCGACGGCGAGGGCGTCGTCGCGGGCGGCCACACCAAGGTTCTCTTGCAGATATTCTCGGCGAACGCGATCGGGCCGATCTTCTTCGAGTTCATCGAGCGCAAGGGCGATGACGGATTCGGCGAGGGCAACTTCAAGGCGCTGTTCGAATCGATCGAGGAAGACCAGATCCGCCGTGGCGTGCTGAAGGCCGATCGCGCGGCGTAGCGCGCCGTCGTCCCGGCCAGCATCGTAGGGTGGGCTAAGCGAAGCGAGCCCACCGCCTTGCCGATACGCCGAGATCATATGGTGGGCACGGCGCAACTGCGCCTTTGCCCACCCTACAATTCTTGCATCAGACTCTACCGTCCCGCCTTCCACGCGTCGATCACGCCGGTGATGTCGGCCGCCGTCGCCTCGCGGATCGTCGACGGCGTGCGCGAGAAGCGCGGCGCCGGCGCCGGCTGCGTCACGCCATGGCGCTCGACGAAGACGCCTCGCGCCGCCATGTGCGGATGATCAGGGGCTTCCTTCATGGTGAGAACCGGCGCAAAGCAGATGTCGGTGCCCTCCATGATCGTGCACCAGTCGTCGCGGGTCTTGCGCTTGAAGACTTCGGTGAGCTTCTCGCGCAGCGTCGGCCATGCCTTGCGGTCCATCTGGGCGTCGAACGCGGCGTCCGAAAGCCCGGCGTGCTCGCGCAGCAATCGATAGAATTGCGGCTCGATCGAGCCGATCGAGATGAAACGGCCGCAGGCGCATTCGTAGACGCCGTAGAAATGGGCGCCGCCATCGAGAAAATTGCTCTCGCGGCCGCCGTCCCATCGTCCCATCGCAGCGAGATCGAAAAACATCGCGAGCAATGACGCAGCACCGTCGCACATCGCGGCGTCCACCACCTGGCCCTTGCCGGATTTCGACGCTTCCAGCAGCGCCGCGAGCACGCCGACCACGAGATAGAGCGCGCCGCCGCCGAAATCGCCCACCAGATTGAGCGGCGGTATAGGTCTTTCCTTCGGCCCGATCGCCGCCAGCGCACCGGTCAGGGAGATGTAGTTGATGTCGTGGCCGGCGGCCTGCGCCAGCGGGCCTTCCTGGCCCCAGCCGGTCATGCGGCCGTAGACGAGCTTCGGGTTTCGCGCGAGCACGACGTCGGGACCGAGGCCCAGTCGCTCCATCACGCCGGGCCGAAAGCCTTCGATCAGTGCATCGGCGTTCGCCAGCAGCTCCAGCGCCTGCGCCACCGCGGCCTTGTCCTTCAGGTCGAGCTCGATCACCTTGCGGCCGCGGCCAGCGACCGACTTCAGGTTCTTCCCGGCGCGGACGCGATCGAGCGTGACGACTTCCGCGCCCATGTCGGCCAGCAGCATGCAGGCGAACGGGCCGGGACCGATGCCGGCGAATTCGACGATGCGGAAGCCGGTCAGCGGGCCAGCGCTGCGGGTTTGCGATTGCGGGGCCGATTTGTCGAGCACGGTCTTTTTCCTGACAGCGTTTCCTGGCGGTCCAATTCTAACATTCGCTCCCCACTTTGGGAGCCACGTTTGCGAATGTTAGAATCAAAGGACCACCAGCAGATTATAATTGCTAGTGAAGTCCTGGACTTGACGTTCGCATGAGCGGACTGCGGCAAATGGATAGCGAACGTCAAATCCGCTCCACTAGGGTGAAATTGTCCCGCCAAGCGGCAACGGGGGCAAGCGCCTTTTGCGACAGAATATGACCCAAAAACGAAAGGCGGCGCGCATCGCTGCGCGCCACCACCGGCGGAACTTGCGTCGAGTGGCTATCCGGCCGCGGCGACCGCGCGCTGCGCCATCACCTTGATCAGGTTGGCGCGATAGGCCGCGGAGCCGTGGATGTCGCTCAGCAGGCCGTTGGCGTCGATCTTCACATTGTCGAGCGCGGATGCCGACCAGTTCGACTTTAGCGCGTTTTCGATCGCGCCAACCCGAACTACGCCATCCTGCGACGCGCCGGTCGCGGCGACGCGAACGTCGCCCGACTTGGTCTTGGCGACGAACACGCCGGTCAGCGCGAAGCGCGAGGCGGGATGCGGAAACTTGGCATAGGCCGCCTTGGCCGGAATCGGGAACGACACGGCGGTGATGATCTCGCCATCCTCGAGGGCGGTGGAAAAAAGCCCCTTGAAGAAATCGTCGGCCGCGATCGAGCGCTTGTTGGTCTTGATGGTGGCGCCGAGCGCGAGCACCGCCGCAGGGTAATCGGCCGCCGGATCATTGTTGGCAAGCGAGCCGCCGATGGTGCCGCGGTGGCGCACCGCGGGATCGCCGATATGGGAGGCGAGCGCGGCAACCGCGGCGATCGCCTTCTGGGCGGCCGCGCTCTGCGCCACGTCATAATGCGTGGTCGCGGCCCTGATCGTCAGCGCATCTCCGGACGCCTCGACCCCGATCAATTCCTTGATCCGGCCAAGATCGATGACGTCGGACGGCGAGGCCAGCCGCTGCTTCATCACGGGAAGCAGCGTGTGACCGCCGGCGAGATACTTCGCTTCCTTGCCCTTGGCGAACAGCGCCGCCGCTTCGTCGACGGAGGCGGCGCGATGATAGGTCGTCTCATACATGGTGGTGCTCCCTGGACGCTGCGCATATCGCAGCCGTTGCACTTTCTTTTTCGCCCCCCTGAAAGGGGGAGGTCGATTTGCGAAGCAAATCGGGCGGGGGTCAATTTGTCTGTCGGACCCCCTCCCTGACCCTCCCCCTTGCAGGGGGAGGGAAAGCACTCAGGCGCCGGCGTGGATCGCCTGCCAGACGCGGTCCGGCGTCGCCGGCATTTCCAGCCTGTTGTGTCCGATGGCGTCCGTGATGGCGTTGATCACGGCTGCCGAAGCGCCGATCGCACCGGCCTCGCCGCAGCCCTTGATGCCGAGCGGATTGCCTGGACACAGCGTCGTGGTGTGCGAGAGCTTGAACGACGGCAGGTCGTCGGCACGCGGCATGGTGTAGTCCATGAACGAGGCCGTGACCGGCTGGCCGTTGCCGTCATAGACCGCGTGCTCCAAGAGCGCCTGTCCGATGCCCTGCGCGAGCCCGCCATGGACCTGGCCCTCGACGATCATCGGGTTGATGAGCCGGCCGAAATCGTCGGCCGCCACGAAGTTGACGAACGAGGTCTTGCCGGTTGCGGGATCGACCTCGAGCTCGCAGACATAGGCGCCGGCCGGGAAGGTGAAGTTGGTCGGATCGTAGAAGGCGGTCTCCTTCAGGCCGGGCTCCATCCCGTCGGGCAGATTGTGCGCGGTATAGGCCGCGAGCGCGACCATCGGGAAGGCGATCTTCTTGTCGGTGCCCGCCACCTTGAACTCGCCGTTCTCGATGACGATGTCGCCTTCGGAGGCCTCCAGCGCATGGGCTGCGATCCTCTTCGCCTTGGCCTCCATCTTCTCCATCGCCTTCAGGATCGCGGTCAGGCCGACCGCGGCCGATCGCGAGCCATAGGTGCCCATGCCGAACTGCACCTTGTCGGTGTCGCCATGGACGATCGAGATCTGATCGATGGGGATGCCGAGCCGGTCGGCGACAAGCTGGCAGAACGTGGTCTCATGGCCCTGGCCATGGCTGTGCGATCCCGTGAGGATCTCGATGGTGCCGACCGGGTTGACGCGCACCTCGGCGGATTCCCACAGGCCGACGCCTGCGCCGAGGCTGCCGACCGCCTTCGACGGCGCGATGCCGCAGGCCTCGATGTAGCAGGAGACGCCGATGCCGCGCAGCTTGCCGTCCTTCATGGCCTTGTCCTTGCGCGCGGTGAAGCCGGCATAGTCGATCGCCTTCATCGCGGCGTCGAGCGAGGCGTTAAAGTCACCGGCGTCGTAGGTCATGATGACGGGCGTCTGGTAGGGGAACTGGGTGATGAAGTTCTTCCGGCGCAGCTCGCACGGATCGACCTTCAACTGCCGCGCCGCCGTCTCCATCATCCGTTCGATCAGGTAGCTCGCCTCGGGGCGCCCGGCGCCGCGATAGGCGTCGACCGGGGTCGTGTTGGTGTAGACGGTGATCACCTCGGCATGGATCGCCGGGATCAGATATTGTCCGGACAGCAGCGTCGCATAGAGATAGGTCGGCACCGAGGACGAGAACAGCGACATGTAGGCGCCGAGATTGGCGTAGGTCTTCACCCGCAGGCCGAGGATCTTGTTGTCCTTGTCAAAGGCCATCTCCGCCTTGGTCAGGTGATCGCGGCCGTGCGCATCGGTGAGGAAGGCTTCCGAGCGGTCGCCGGTCCATTTCACGGGACGGCTGACCTTCTTTGAGGCCCAAAGCGCCACCATCTCCTCGGGGTAGATGTAGATCTTGGAGCCGAAGCCGCCGCCGACGTCGGGGGCGATCACGCGCAGCTTGTTCTCGGGCGCGATATTGTAGAACGCCGACAGCACCAGACGCGCGACATGCGGGTTCTGCGAGGTCGTGTACAGCGTGAAATGCTCCTCCGCCGGATCGAAGCTCGCGATCGCCGCGCGCGGCTCCATCGCGTTCGGCACCAGGCGGTTGTTGGTGAGCTCGAGCGTCACCAGGTTCGCCGCCTTGGAAAACGCGGCGTTGACCGCCGCCTCGTCGCCGAGCGTCCAGTCGTAGATCACGTTGCCCGGCGCCTCCGGGTGCAGTTGCGGCGCGCCCGGCTTGATCGCGGCGCGGATGTCGGCGACCACAGGCAGTTCCTCGTAGTCCACGACCACGGCCTCGGCCGCGTCGCGGGCCTGGTTCTTGCTCTCGGCGATCACGACCGCGACCGCCTGGCCGACGAAGCGCACGGTTTCCGGCGCCATCGCCGGCCACGCGCCCATCTTCATCGGCGTGCCGTCCTTCGAGGTGATGGCCCAGCCGCAGATCAGGTTGCCGATCTTGTCGGCGACGAGCTCGCTGCCGGTCAGTACCGCAACCACGCCCGGCATCTTCATCGCAGCCGACGAATCGACGCGCTTCACCTTGGCGTGCGCATGCGGGCTGCGCACGAAATGGGCATAGGTCATGCCGACCATCTTGACGTCGTCGACGTAGCGGCCCTTGCCGGTGATGAAACGCCTGTCTTCCTTGCGCACGACGCTTGCGCCAATGCCTTCAACGCCCATGTCCTAGTCCTCCCTCGCGGAGATCGGTTGCCCGCCTGCTTCCATCGAAGCAAAGGCGGTTTGAAGTTGGGATGCGGCGGCGCGCTATTCGGCCGCCTGCGCGACCTTCATGCGCGATGCCGCATCCAGCACCGCCTTGACGATGTTGTGGTAGCCGGTGCAGCGGCAGATATTGCCTTCGAGCTCGTGGCGAACGGTCGCCTCGTCGAGCT
This genomic interval from Bradyrhizobium sp. NP1 contains the following:
- the hppD gene encoding 4-hydroxyphenylpyruvate dioxygenase, which translates into the protein MGPFPHDAPAATITADNPMGTDGFEFVEYAHPDPQQLHALFKLMGYIAVARHKSKKITVYRQGDINYLVNEEPGTHGFDFVAAHGPCAPSMAFRVVDARRAYERAIALGAEPAEISSGEKTLDVPAIKGIGGSLLYFVDRYGANGSAYDVEYEWLGARDPRPAGAGLYYIDHLTHNVHRGRMDVWTGFYAKLFNFRQIRFFDIEGRASGLFSRALTSPDGKIRIPINEDAGDSGQIEEYLKVYRGEGIQHIACGAQDIYRTIETLRTAGLPFMPSPPDTYYEKIDARLPKHGEDLARLQKNGILIDGEGVVAGGHTKVLLQIFSANAIGPIFFEFIERKGDDGFGEGNFKALFESIEEDQIRRGVLKADRAA
- a CDS encoding CaiB/BaiF CoA-transferase family protein, which produces MLDKSAPQSQTRSAGPLTGFRIVEFAGIGPGPFACMLLADMGAEVVTLDRVRAGKNLKSVAGRGRKVIELDLKDKAAVAQALELLANADALIEGFRPGVMERLGLGPDVVLARNPKLVYGRMTGWGQEGPLAQAAGHDINYISLTGALAAIGPKERPIPPLNLVGDFGGGALYLVVGVLAALLEASKSGKGQVVDAAMCDGAASLLAMFFDLAAMGRWDGGRESNFLDGGAHFYGVYECACGRFISIGSIEPQFYRLLREHAGLSDAAFDAQMDRKAWPTLREKLTEVFKRKTRDDWCTIMEGTDICFAPVLTMKEAPDHPHMAARGVFVERHGVTQPAPAPRFSRTPSTIREATAADITGVIDAWKAGR
- a CDS encoding xanthine dehydrogenase family protein subunit M; protein product: MYETTYHRAASVDEAAALFAKGKEAKYLAGGHTLLPVMKQRLASPSDVIDLGRIKELIGVEASGDALTIRAATTHYDVAQSAAAQKAIAAVAALASHIGDPAVRHRGTIGGSLANNDPAADYPAAVLALGATIKTNKRSIAADDFFKGLFSTALEDGEIITAVSFPIPAKAAYAKFPHPASRFALTGVFVAKTKSGDVRVAATGASQDGVVRVGAIENALKSNWSASALDNVKIDANGLLSDIHGSAAYRANLIKVMAQRAVAAAG
- a CDS encoding xanthine dehydrogenase family protein molybdopterin-binding subunit; translation: MGVEGIGASVVRKEDRRFITGKGRYVDDVKMVGMTYAHFVRSPHAHAKVKRVDSSAAMKMPGVVAVLTGSELVADKIGNLICGWAITSKDGTPMKMGAWPAMAPETVRFVGQAVAVVIAESKNQARDAAEAVVVDYEELPVVADIRAAIKPGAPQLHPEAPGNVIYDWTLGDEAAVNAAFSKAANLVTLELTNNRLVPNAMEPRAAIASFDPAEEHFTLYTTSQNPHVARLVLSAFYNIAPENKLRVIAPDVGGGFGSKIYIYPEEMVALWASKKVSRPVKWTGDRSEAFLTDAHGRDHLTKAEMAFDKDNKILGLRVKTYANLGAYMSLFSSSVPTYLYATLLSGQYLIPAIHAEVITVYTNTTPVDAYRGAGRPEASYLIERMMETAARQLKVDPCELRRKNFITQFPYQTPVIMTYDAGDFNASLDAAMKAIDYAGFTARKDKAMKDGKLRGIGVSCYIEACGIAPSKAVGSLGAGVGLWESAEVRVNPVGTIEILTGSHSHGQGHETTFCQLVADRLGIPIDQISIVHGDTDKVQFGMGTYGSRSAAVGLTAILKAMEKMEAKAKRIAAHALEASEGDIVIENGEFKVAGTDKKIAFPMVALAAYTAHNLPDGMEPGLKETAFYDPTNFTFPAGAYVCELEVDPATGKTSFVNFVAADDFGRLINPMIVEGQVHGGLAQGIGQALLEHAVYDGNGQPVTASFMDYTMPRADDLPSFKLSHTTTLCPGNPLGIKGCGEAGAIGASAAVINAITDAIGHNRLEMPATPDRVWQAIHAGA